One window of Heliomicrobium gestii genomic DNA carries:
- the mglC gene encoding galactose/methyl galactoside ABC transporter permease MglC, translating into MNSETKKIQEFFLQYAIYIVLALLIVSIAVYDPRFLSVTTFRDILLQSSTRVIIALGAAFVLITGGVDLSTGRVVGLTAVLSASMLQVADYSRRFFPDMPDLPLWLPIVIAIAAGLVIGVINGVIVAKLSVPPFIATLGTMVIVYGVNSIYFDMKPNESQPIGGLRPDFTNLGSGAIGDGPYSIPYIVIFAAVIALIVWVVFNKTRLGKNMYAIGGNVNAAVVSGINVAANLILLYAIAGALYGTAGVLEAARTGGATNNYGNMYELDAIAACVVGGVSTTGGIGTVPGILAGVLIFGVINYGLTFIGINPYWQLIIKGLIIVVAVAFDIRKYLTKK; encoded by the coding sequence ATGAATAGTGAGACCAAGAAGATTCAGGAGTTCTTTTTGCAGTACGCCATCTACATCGTGCTGGCCTTGCTGATTGTGTCCATCGCCGTTTACGACCCTCGATTCTTGTCGGTGACGACGTTCCGCGATATCCTGCTCCAGTCGTCGACACGGGTGATCATCGCCTTGGGCGCCGCCTTTGTGCTGATCACCGGCGGCGTGGATCTGTCCACCGGCCGTGTCGTCGGTCTGACGGCTGTGTTGTCGGCTTCCATGCTGCAGGTGGCGGACTACTCGCGCCGCTTTTTCCCGGACATGCCCGATCTGCCCCTGTGGCTGCCCATCGTCATCGCCATCGCGGCCGGTCTCGTCATCGGTGTGATCAACGGGGTGATCGTGGCCAAGTTGAGCGTCCCGCCCTTCATCGCCACGCTAGGCACGATGGTCATCGTTTACGGCGTCAACTCCATCTACTTTGACATGAAGCCCAACGAATCGCAGCCCATCGGCGGTCTACGGCCGGATTTTACCAATCTCGGCTCGGGCGCCATCGGTGACGGTCCCTACTCGATCCCCTACATTGTCATCTTTGCGGCGGTGATCGCCCTGATCGTCTGGGTTGTTTTCAATAAGACGCGGCTCGGCAAAAACATGTACGCCATCGGCGGCAACGTCAACGCCGCCGTCGTCTCCGGGATCAATGTGGCGGCCAACCTGATCCTCCTCTATGCCATCGCCGGCGCCCTCTACGGCACCGCCGGGGTGCTCGAGGCGGCCCGGACCGGCGGCGCCACCAACAACTACGGCAACATGTACGAACTGGACGCCATCGCCGCCTGCGTCGTTGGCGGCGTATCGACGACAGGCGGCATCGGCACCGTGCCGGGCATCCTGGCCGGCGTCCTGATCTTCGGCGTCATCAACTACGGCCTCACCTTCATCGGCATCAACCCCTATTGGCAGTTGATCATCAAGGGGTTGATCATCGTTGTGGCCGTCGCCTTTGATATCCGGAAGTACTTGACCAAGAAGTAG
- a CDS encoding sugar ABC transporter ATP-binding protein has product MAETGYLLEMNHIAKSFPGVKALDDVTLKVRAGTVHALMGENGAGKSTLMKCLFGIYKQDAGEILLDGKPVEIRNSRNALDLGISMIHQELHPVPHRSVMENIWLGRFPLTGFGPFKLVDEQKMRRDTEDLFRELGMDIKADTLVKHLSVSKIQSIEIAKAVSFHSKVIIMDEPTSSLTGNEVEHLFRIIRDLKSRGVAIIYISHKMEEILEISDEVTIMRDGRRIGTWPAADLTTDMIIARMVGRDLTQRFPERSNVPGDEVLRVENLTSPLPKSFRNVSFALRKGEILGIGGLVGAQRTELVEALFGLRSLSGNFFVKGKPVRIKSPADAKKHKIALLTEERRVTGIFPVLPVLENTVIAKQARYETAYLLLDEKQRRSDAAASIEKLRVKTPSMMTLIKNLSGGNQQKVLLARWLLTDPEILLLDEPTRGIDVGAKFEIYTIIAELAKQGKSIIMISSEMPELLGMSDRIMVMCEGRLTGILEGNGATEEEIMRLATQRAAGAASRQGAE; this is encoded by the coding sequence ATGGCGGAAACGGGATACCTGCTCGAGATGAACCATATCGCCAAAAGCTTTCCCGGCGTCAAAGCCCTCGATGATGTGACGCTGAAGGTGCGCGCCGGCACTGTCCACGCCTTGATGGGTGAGAACGGCGCCGGCAAATCGACGCTGATGAAGTGTTTGTTCGGGATCTACAAACAGGATGCCGGCGAGATCCTGCTGGACGGAAAGCCGGTGGAGATCCGGAACTCACGAAACGCCCTGGATCTGGGCATCTCCATGATCCACCAGGAGTTGCACCCGGTGCCCCACCGGAGTGTCATGGAAAACATCTGGCTTGGCCGGTTTCCCTTGACCGGCTTCGGTCCCTTCAAGCTGGTCGATGAACAAAAGATGCGCCGGGACACGGAAGACCTCTTCCGGGAACTGGGCATGGACATCAAGGCGGACACGCTGGTCAAGCACCTGTCCGTCTCCAAAATCCAGTCGATAGAAATCGCCAAAGCCGTGTCTTTTCACTCGAAGGTCATCATCATGGACGAGCCGACCTCGTCGCTCACCGGCAACGAGGTGGAACATCTCTTTCGCATCATTCGCGATCTGAAGAGCCGGGGAGTGGCGATCATTTATATCTCCCACAAGATGGAGGAGATCCTAGAGATCTCCGATGAGGTCACCATCATGCGCGATGGCCGCCGCATCGGAACCTGGCCGGCAGCCGATCTGACGACCGACATGATCATCGCCCGCATGGTCGGCCGCGACCTGACCCAGCGCTTTCCCGAACGGAGCAATGTGCCCGGCGACGAGGTGTTGCGCGTGGAGAACCTCACATCGCCGCTGCCGAAGTCTTTCAGAAATGTCTCCTTTGCCTTGCGCAAAGGGGAGATCCTCGGCATCGGCGGGCTCGTCGGCGCCCAGCGCACAGAACTGGTGGAGGCGCTCTTTGGTCTACGCTCCTTGTCGGGAAACTTTTTCGTCAAAGGGAAACCGGTGCGGATCAAGTCGCCCGCCGACGCCAAGAAGCACAAGATCGCCCTGCTGACGGAGGAGCGGCGGGTGACGGGGATCTTTCCCGTCTTGCCGGTGTTGGAGAACACCGTCATCGCCAAACAGGCGCGCTATGAGACCGCCTACCTGTTACTCGATGAAAAACAGCGGCGCAGCGATGCGGCGGCCAGCATCGAGAAGCTGCGGGTGAAGACGCCGTCGATGATGACGCTGATCAAAAACCTCTCCGGCGGCAACCAGCAGAAGGTGCTCCTGGCCCGCTGGCTGCTGACGGATCCGGAGATTCTCCTGCTCGATGAACCGACGCGGGGCATCGATGTGGGCGCCAAGTTTGAGATCTACACGATCATCGCCGAACTGGCCAAGCAGGGCAAGAGCATCATCATGATCTCTTCGGAGATGCCCGAACTGCTGGGCATGTCGGACCGGATCATGGTCATGTGCGAAGGCCGCTTGACGGGCATCCTCGAGGGGAACGGCGCCACAGAGGAAGAGATCATGCGCCTGGCGACGCAGCGGGCAGCCGGCGCGGCAAGCCGGCAAGGGGCCGAATGA
- a CDS encoding class II fructose-bisphosphate aldolase, protein MPLISSKAMLEEATAGGYAIAAFNVHNLETLDAVMKAAWEEQAPVILQTTPGTCKHAGIKYLVAMATAAAETFPLPVALHLDHGDSADLAYRCIDGGYSSVMVDGSHLAFEENIALVKAVVDYARERGVQVEAELGRIGGVEDDLTVNDSEAAFTDPEKAREYAERTGIDSLAIAIGTAHGMYKGEPTIDFDRLGKIREQMAIPLVLHGCSGLPDGMVRRAIAMGICKINIATELKIAFAAELRAYLEAHPEETDPRKYLKRAHSSVKDLARVKIRLAGANGKADR, encoded by the coding sequence TTGCCGCTGATCTCATCAAAAGCGATGCTTGAAGAGGCGACCGCCGGCGGGTACGCCATCGCCGCCTTCAATGTACATAACCTGGAAACGCTGGACGCCGTCATGAAAGCTGCCTGGGAGGAACAGGCGCCGGTGATTTTGCAGACGACGCCGGGCACCTGCAAGCATGCCGGCATCAAGTACTTGGTTGCCATGGCGACGGCCGCCGCCGAGACGTTTCCGCTGCCGGTCGCGCTGCACCTCGATCACGGCGACAGCGCCGACCTGGCCTACCGGTGCATCGATGGCGGCTACTCGTCGGTGATGGTCGACGGTTCCCACCTGGCCTTTGAGGAAAACATCGCCCTCGTCAAGGCGGTTGTCGATTACGCCCGTGAGCGGGGCGTGCAGGTGGAGGCGGAACTGGGCCGCATCGGCGGCGTCGAAGACGATTTGACTGTCAACGACAGTGAAGCCGCCTTCACCGACCCCGAAAAGGCGCGCGAGTATGCCGAACGCACCGGCATCGATTCCCTGGCCATCGCCATCGGGACGGCCCATGGCATGTACAAGGGCGAACCGACGATCGACTTTGACCGGCTCGGCAAGATCCGCGAACAGATGGCCATCCCGCTGGTGCTGCACGGCTGTTCCGGCCTGCCCGACGGGATGGTCAGACGGGCCATCGCCATGGGCATCTGCAAGATCAACATCGCCACGGAACTGAAAATCGCCTTTGCGGCGGAACTGCGGGCCTACCTCGAGGCCCATCCGGAGGAGACAGACCCGCGGAAGTACCTGAAGAGGGCCCACAGCTCCGTAAAAGACCTGGCGCGGGTGAAGATCCGCTTGGCTGGCGCGAACGGCAAGGCGGACAGGTGA
- a CDS encoding galactose ABC transporter substrate-binding protein, translated as MKGYVKGLLVSTLLLGAMASVAGCSSSGGSQPAASKDAKGNSMIGVAIYKFDDTFMTGVRNAIAKAAEGKAQVDIVDSQNSQPTQNDKVDLFITKKANALAINPVDRTAAGVLIDKAKKANTPVVFFNREPLPEDMKKWDKVYYVGAKAEESGTISGQLIVDYFKKHPEADKNKDGVVQYVMLKGEPGHQDAELRTKYSVKAVEDAGMKVEKLAEDTGMWDRVKGQEKMAAFLAANGDKIEAVFANNDDMALGAIEALKAKGYFKDGKYMPVVGVDATAPALKALEEGTLLGTVLNDAVNQGKATFNIANVLAQGQTPTKDNTSYEIVDGKYVWVPYKKITKENMNDAK; from the coding sequence GTGAAAGGGTACGTGAAAGGGCTGCTCGTCTCCACCCTGCTCCTCGGAGCCATGGCATCAGTGGCCGGTTGTTCCAGTTCCGGCGGTTCCCAGCCGGCGGCCTCGAAGGATGCCAAAGGCAATTCCATGATCGGCGTCGCCATCTACAAGTTTGACGACACCTTCATGACCGGCGTCCGCAACGCCATCGCCAAGGCGGCCGAAGGCAAGGCTCAGGTGGATATCGTCGACAGCCAGAACTCGCAGCCGACGCAGAATGACAAAGTGGATCTGTTCATCACCAAGAAGGCCAACGCGCTCGCCATCAACCCTGTGGACCGCACCGCTGCCGGTGTGCTCATCGACAAGGCGAAGAAGGCCAACACCCCCGTTGTCTTTTTCAACCGCGAACCCTTGCCGGAAGACATGAAGAAGTGGGACAAGGTCTACTATGTGGGAGCGAAAGCCGAAGAATCCGGCACGATCTCCGGCCAGTTGATTGTCGACTACTTCAAGAAACACCCCGAAGCCGATAAAAACAAGGACGGCGTCGTCCAATACGTCATGCTGAAGGGCGAGCCGGGCCACCAAGACGCCGAACTGCGCACCAAGTACTCCGTCAAAGCCGTGGAAGACGCCGGCATGAAGGTGGAGAAACTGGCCGAAGACACGGGCATGTGGGACCGCGTCAAAGGCCAGGAAAAGATGGCCGCTTTCCTCGCCGCCAACGGCGACAAGATTGAAGCCGTCTTCGCCAACAACGACGACATGGCCCTCGGCGCCATTGAAGCCCTGAAGGCGAAAGGCTACTTCAAAGACGGCAAGTACATGCCCGTCGTCGGCGTCGACGCCACCGCCCCGGCCCTCAAAGCGCTGGAAGAAGGCACCCTGCTCGGCACTGTCCTGAACGACGCCGTCAACCAGGGCAAAGCCACCTTCAACATCGCCAACGTGCTGGCCCAGGGCCAAACGCCGACCAAGGACAACACCAGCTATGAAATCGTCGATGGCAAATACGTCTGGGTTCCCTACAAAAAAATCACCAAGGAAAACATGAATGACGCCAAATAA
- a CDS encoding phage tail protein: MEFYVGMILPWAGYKVPQGWLVCDGSLLPITNEYSYLFNVIGTKYGGNGTSNFALPNLSGRVAVGDGYLPMPGGGTFVQGTTSGNIEIQLTSNNIPPHTHTINAGNQPGVKFTGSATVQITASTDNSTIGSSVPTNNAYLGPCTGAGKAGGLYFSTLTAGKTATLSGGVVNTSSLNVSGSTDSTGLSEYVNIMQPYTVIKYIICYQGVFPQFGD, from the coding sequence ATGGAGTTTTATGTAGGGATGATCCTTCCTTGGGCAGGTTACAAAGTCCCGCAGGGATGGCTGGTGTGTGACGGGAGCTTGCTTCCAATAACCAACGAATATTCATATCTATTTAATGTGATCGGAACGAAATATGGCGGAAATGGGACAAGCAACTTCGCTCTGCCGAATCTATCCGGGCGCGTGGCCGTAGGTGATGGGTATCTTCCTATGCCGGGTGGGGGAACATTTGTACAAGGAACGACCAGTGGAAATATAGAAATCCAATTGACATCCAACAATATTCCACCCCATACACATACCATTAACGCGGGAAATCAACCGGGTGTTAAATTCACTGGGTCTGCGACCGTGCAGATCACCGCTTCGACAGACAACTCCACTATCGGATCCTCTGTTCCCACGAATAACGCCTATCTGGGGCCCTGCACGGGTGCAGGAAAAGCTGGTGGCCTGTACTTTTCAACACTAACAGCAGGCAAGACGGCAACATTAAGCGGCGGTGTCGTCAACACGAGTTCCTTGAATGTCTCCGGTTCCACTGATTCGACTGGCCTTAGTGAGTACGTTAACATAATGCAACCCTATACGGTTATCAAGTATATTATTTGTTATCAAGGTGTCTTTCCTCAATTTGGGGATTAG
- a CDS encoding ROK family protein, protein MYFIGLDLGGTKIATALINERGEVFQTDRRMTEAHKGPAHVFAAMKASINAVTGAVPMSVVEGIGLGIPGLVDLQKGASIFAGNLGWDHVPVLDVFKREYGRPVFMDNDVRVAALGERHFGAGQGIANLIYITVGTGVGSGIIIDGRLFRGTTDNAGEIGHMTIDPDGLTCNCGNRGCLEVYASAPAIARRTRAYIQAGHFTKMTAMVEGDLARISAAVLSQAVEAGDGLAQRIMEETAEYLGIGLASYINLINPTRVIIGGGVSLAGEKLFAPLRQVIQKRAMQNIAANVEIRPALLGDRSGMIGAAALAMEHLGCK, encoded by the coding sequence ATGTACTTTATCGGTTTGGATTTGGGCGGGACTAAAATCGCCACCGCCTTGATCAATGAACGGGGTGAGGTGTTTCAGACAGACAGGCGCATGACAGAGGCCCACAAAGGTCCGGCCCATGTCTTCGCCGCCATGAAAGCCTCGATCAACGCGGTCACCGGCGCGGTGCCGATGAGCGTTGTCGAGGGAATCGGACTGGGCATCCCTGGCCTCGTGGACCTCCAAAAGGGCGCCAGCATCTTTGCCGGCAACCTCGGTTGGGATCATGTCCCCGTGTTGGACGTCTTTAAGCGGGAATATGGCCGCCCTGTTTTTATGGACAACGATGTCCGTGTCGCTGCGCTGGGGGAGAGACACTTCGGCGCCGGCCAGGGGATCGCCAACCTGATCTACATCACCGTCGGGACCGGTGTCGGATCCGGGATCATCATTGATGGCCGCCTGTTCCGGGGGACGACCGACAACGCCGGCGAGATCGGCCACATGACCATCGACCCGGACGGATTGACCTGCAACTGCGGCAACCGGGGTTGCCTGGAGGTCTACGCCTCGGCGCCCGCCATCGCCCGGCGGACTCGGGCCTATATCCAGGCTGGCCACTTTACGAAGATGACGGCCATGGTGGAAGGCGATCTCGCCCGGATCTCGGCGGCCGTCCTATCGCAGGCGGTAGAGGCCGGCGACGGCCTGGCGCAGCGGATCATGGAGGAGACGGCCGAATACCTGGGCATCGGCCTCGCCAGCTACATCAACCTGATCAATCCCACCCGGGTGATCATCGGCGGCGGCGTCTCCCTGGCGGGAGAAAAGCTGTTTGCGCCCCTGCGGCAGGTGATTCAAAAGCGGGCCATGCAAAACATCGCGGCCAATGTGGAGATCCGGCCGGCCCTGCTCGGCGATCGATCAGGCATGATCGGCGCGGCGGCGCTGGCGATGGAGCACCTGGGGTGCAAGTAG